The nucleotide window CTAACGTTTCTATGTTGAGCAAAAACGAGCAGAAGGCCAAGGAATTGATCAGTAAACTTGGTTTGAAGCCTCTGCCAGGTATTTCCAGAGTCACCTTcagaaagaaagacaaCCAGATCATTGCAATTGACCACCCTGAAGTTTACAGAACTGCTGGTGGTAACTATGTTGTCTTCGGTGAACCAAAAGTCGACAACTTCACTCAAAAGCTAGCTGCTGCTCAACAACAGGCTCAAACCACTGATGTTGCGCCAGCTGCTGGTGATGTAAGCAACTCTCCAGATGCCATTCAAGCTGACATGCAAGCTGCTGCCGAATCTAGCGCTCCAGCCTCCAAGATCGAAGACACTGAGGATTTGGATGCTGGTGACCTTGCAGCTGATGATATCGATTTGGTTGTCGAACAAGCTAACGTCTCCAAGGGTCAAGCCATtaaggctttgaaggaacaCAATGGTGACATTGTCAATGCTATCATGTCCTTGTCCAAATAAGTGTGAATCAATTAGTGACTTTTATACTATATACTCGCTACATCGATGAatcctctttcttggtatcTTCATGCTGTTTCGATTCCTGTTGGGTGTTGTCGATGGTCCAACCACAGAGTGGACATACGTATTTAAATGATCGGTTCCCCAAGTGGTACAGCCCCGTTTGACCTTTGCATTTTGGGCACACGACTGGTAAGAACATTCCATTGACTGTATCACCTCCCGCTACTGCATTTATCACTTTGTCAAACCACTTATCTCTCTCATGCTTGTCCTTCAACCGATCGTCCTGCCTGAAATGGGCCAATTCGTCCTTTAAATTATGCAGCTCCTTGTACTTGTTTTTTAACTCTTCATCCATTAGCACCATAGCATCCTCTGATTGATCTTCACCTTGTGAAAACCGCTGAATAATCGAATTTGTGGCATGGTAATTGGTCTCTTCCTTCAGTCTCtccagcttcttttgatgtaGAGCCCTCAATTTCCCGAGTTTGATTGACTGACGGTCTCTAACCCACTGATCCACCCTGTAAGCACCATATTTTATCACTGTCAGAAGCACAATACAGCCAATAACGCCCATTGAGGGCATCAGCCAACTTCCCTCGCACTTCCAGTACAAATAAGCAAATACAGACGCTGTTATCCCACTTCCATAGTATGTTAGGTGCGATTGCAAGTTATCCATAGTCACTtgtcttttcttcaacttgcGATCCAGCTCATGTATCTGAGCGGTAATCTGAGATAATTCATCTGTGTATCGCTGAACCAAAGTCCTCTTACTACCAGAGCCCCATCCTCGAATGGCACTGAACATCTTAATAATCACTTTCTTACAGTTGATTCTGTTCAATTTATTGGTTTAAAAGAGCcctttgaaatttcatcgctTCCATATACTGATTACGACTCTACACAAAGAATCGGTACGAAACCTCATGATATGCCCTCTGTGACGATATCGACATCACAAATAAGATCATTGCTTGATTCTGACCAAAAGCAGGTTGGTGTAACCACCCCGATGGGCAATATGATGCTCGAGATCCAAGGTGATCTTGAGATACCATCAACCGCTCAGGAGGACGACGACAGGTTCTCGAAATCCGAAGGTTCGGATATCGTTAAGTTTGGTCTTTTGCATATTAACTCTGAGAACAAGATAGCGACACTTTTCATCGGTAAGAAACAGCGATTGCT belongs to Torulaspora delbrueckii CBS 1146 chromosome 4, complete genome and includes:
- the EGD2 gene encoding Egd2p (similar to Saccharomyces cerevisiae EGD2 (YHR193C); ancestral locus Anc_4.358), with product MSFLPEQSNVSMLSKNEQKAKELISKLGLKPLPGISRVTFRKKDNQIIAIDHPEVYRTAGGNYVVFGEPKVDNFTQKLAAAQQQAQTTDVAPAAGDVSNSPDAIQADMQAAAESSAPASKIEDTEDLDAGDLAADDIDLVVEQANVSKGQAIKALKEHNGDIVNAIMSLSK
- the LNP1 gene encoding Lnp1p (similar to Saccharomyces cerevisiae YHR192W; ancestral locus Anc_4.357) → MFSAIRGWGSGSKRTLVQRYTDELSQITAQIHELDRKLKKRQVTMDNLQSHLTYYGSGITASVFAYLYWKCEGSWLMPSMGVIGCIVLLTVIKYGAYRVDQWVRDRQSIKLGKLRALHQKKLERLKEETNYHATNSIIQRFSQGEDQSEDAMVLMDEELKNKYKELHNLKDELAHFRQDDRLKDKHERDKWFDKVINAVAGGDTVNGMFLPVVCPKCKGQTGLYHLGNRSFKYVCPLCGWTIDNTQQESKQHEDTKKEDSSM
- the CTF8 gene encoding Ctf8p (similar to Saccharomyces cerevisiae CTF8 (YHR191C); ancestral locus Anc_4.356), which encodes MPSVTISTSQIRSLLDSDQKQVGVTTPMGNMMLEIQGDLEIPSTAQEDDDRFSKSEGSDIVKFGLLHINSENKIATLFIGKKQRLLGFVVKLDTPLGLLKFNHDSRTVEMQDVFSYKIIFKNRPLPIM